The Balaenoptera musculus isolate JJ_BM4_2016_0621 chromosome 5, mBalMus1.pri.v3, whole genome shotgun sequence region ATCACTTTTACTCTAATTCACAATGTTTAAAGGAAGGAACagggtagattttttttaacattttcattaaaaataacacaagCTTATTAAAAATTTCCTGTAATCTTAGCAGAAGATTGATGCAAaattactactactaataatattaTAGATGGAGTGCTGCAGAACCTGTATATTTCAAGAGAAACTAAGATGTTTAAAAGGGCTAGTTTTCCTGAAGTGTAACAAAAACTTACCTACGATATGCTTAACTGATAATTTTAAACACAGGCCCACAAAATGTCTCGTATGGCCTGAAAGAAATATGGAATGTAACACCAAGTCTTATATTTTGAACTAAGTACAGCTCAGTACAGGCATAATCTACATCCCTAATCTCAAtcatctgttttgtaaatgtctGGCACTGATGGCAAAGGAAAGTGGAAATGGGAGTGGAAATGGCTCTGAAATTCCAAGAAACATATTCTACATGTGAGTCAGTAGTATTATCTTATTAAACTAaggataccacatcttctttaaagCATAAAATTCAATGTTCCGaatggaaatgaatgaaattgaaatCAAGAGCCTTGATTTATTTAGCATCAAGTTTAATACCAATAATCctgattttctgtctattttGTGGAAGTGATATTAAAGACCAGTAAAATTTGTTTCTCAAAGGTGGAGGAGACACAAATAATAATCCACTAATTACATAATCATCCCGTAAATAGTTAAGAGTTGGCTTCTACTAAAAGCACCCtttcatttgttgaaaattatAGTGAGTCATGAAAGCCAAAgttattaaacagaaaaaatataatatatacctcATAGTATGTTAATaagttaaaattgttaaaaaggaaggaaagaagacagaaaggtaGAATCTTATTTAACTTCTCAGAACAACTCTTCAACTGTCGTACAGAAATAAAGGAATGTGACTACTACAACTCAAAACTGTGTttctctaaaatgagaaaaagctaAATGTTTCTTGGTAAAGTCAaaagacataaatgaaaatatagtaaATTCAATCAATGAAAAATACTTGCTGAATTAACTCAGATTGTCTTAACACTGTATATCCTAGCTCAATAATACAAGAGTATCTACATTTCAGTCAGGCTAAAAGCTGCTCACTTCCATTCTCCTGAGTACAAGTTCTTTGCTCTATCACTGTCCATTTTGATGATATTAGCTTATGTATAGCTTAATAAAGTACTCATATACACAGCTGGTACTaaacttggggaaaaaacaaacatctaTTGTACTTTCAATTCTCTCATCCTACTAAATTATACAAGAATTAGACTTGTAAAAGTTTAATAGGTGTAAATATCACTAATCAAATACATTATCCAAGGTAACCCAAACAAACTTAATCCCACAAAACAATATTCAAAAGTAcataaaagcatttatttttcagtacAGTTTGAGGCTTAGTAATGCAAAGTTTAAGCCATTGCTTTGACCTTACAGAACATTAAGTTCAAACTGTTCAAATGACAATACCCTTGGGTTACCAATCAAAGTGATTACAAGGTTTGGgggtttttcaggttttttttttaagctattgtgtgaaagaaattaaaaaaacaacttgttTTAGCAGCATGATTGACCATTTAAAATTAACAGGCACTATGGTGAACTGCTCAAAGAAAACATTCTATTACTGATTATTCTCCTGATTGGTTCCAGAATAATAATTATCAATAGCTTATAAGCAATTTCTATGATACTTAGGAGATTTGGAAAATTAGATCATTTGACAGAGAATGGAAGAGAATGCGGCTTTACTCTGACTTTTAATACAATGTGCATAGTATAATCCTGACAGTTGGTGCTGTTAAAGCTTCTTACAGATAGTTTAATATaattacttcaataaaatttcatCAACTAATACACTAACAAATTGTGTTTGggttatttacttttcttcttgtttttactGGAATAGTTCTTAAATTCAGAGAATTTAATCGTTATTTATTGCCCTTTACATCTTGAACCcctaaaaaagaatttttttcttaaaaaatatttttataaatatattgaatgATTAAGCATATAAGAACCAAACATTTAGCAACTgtacagatattttaaagttaGATTTTAGAGGATAAGAATATATACAGGTAAACACGTggtcttttgttttccaaaaagtaTAAATCCTTCAgagagttgatttttttaagtcaataacctgattattttttgaataattctaaaatgttttcctgGAAAACAAAATCATATAATCTAAAAATCTGTATACTCTTTAGGAAAGATGACTGAAATACTGTATGCCATTTCTAGAGATAATTAATGGATATCTTTTAAGTCCCAGTGATATGATAAAGTAAAAAACTGCACTGAAGTTTAACTCAGTAAGCACATTTCTAAGTAAAgatcagcaaaaaataaaacagtttaagCATTTTGTATTCTCTGGAAATGTAAACAGGATTATAACTGTCAGATGTACAGAAGCACTGACTGCAGCCATTAGTTTGGTTTTGCTTCTGAGAAACACAACATGAACTACTGAATCATTTCTTTTCAAATCCATACGTTCCCTGCAGCAGCTCAAGCTTCATCAGCAGTGCAAGAATGTATAAAAATGACAGGCAAAGAGCAtgagtttccttttttctctcataCTGTTTGCCTCTAAATGGAAGACAGGGTTCTTTCTCAAAGCACTTAAGCTGAGGATGTTTAAGTcaattgctgaaagaaaatatgacTGAATTCTCTATGCAAGAAAGTATCATAAttggagaaactgaaaaaaatcaagtacTGTGTTATTATCCTAGAATAACATATTACAAGATTAGCATTCTAACTTAGTTGCCCATTATTCTtcaattagaaatattttcagttttttaagtattttgtcaACTCATCACCTTATTTTAGCGCCATTCATAAAGTACCTGGTTCTGcttctaattttaaatgtaaaaaggtgttcaaattaaaatacacacattttctttcaaaaacatcGTACTTGTATAAATAGTTAACATTTTGATTTCCAAGTCCCTGTACCCAGAGGTGTTTCACTGAAAAAGGAAATTcaattaataattaaaagtttatttaacaaCGATCAAGTAAAGATAGGACCTAATGTATGATCTGGCTCCTCTTCTGGAGCTTAAACAttcacatttttcaaaaactAGCACAGTAATTTCTGTAACTTGActcaatttttttaaggaaatgggaACTTTTCAGACTGAAGTTTAAACATACATAGTTTATAGTAACTAAAAACATGCCCACCTCACTATCATCATCTAAATGCTCATAAATGTTCCTAAGTGTAAGGACGGTGAAGGTAAATCCTAGAGAAGTCTGAAGGTTATGGGCTTCATgaaatccaaaagaaaatattcaaatcacACCCTGAatgtcctctttctctttttagtaATGTCTGTCGTCAGACCAACATGATAGGTCTGGGCAGAAGCATGCTGATGTTGGCACTGCCTAAACCAAACAAACAAGATGTTTAACAGTCACATAAAATGTCCTGCAGCCTCCCTAATGAATTTGTCAAGGACCATCAGATTTCGCTCCCCCTCTTTTGCCTCATTAACTCAAGTATGATGAGACGGATTATAACAAGAGAATACAGATCAATCGGTCTGAAGACTTGAAGTGGCTTTTAGCCTCTAGAGTTTCTTTCTCTCACTTGGTCTCCTTTAATAGAATACGGTATCTCCTGCAGAAGGGGCTGCCACTTCGTTTTAATACACCATCAAGGAGCTGCTGATGGACTTCTATACTAACATACATAAAAGCAGAGGTGACAGGGGCTCTTCAATTACAGCCTCCTCGGATACCGTTTCCCCCTTCAATTATTCAACCAGAGGAAGAGCGGATCCGCAAACACACAGCTGAAGCAGCTCTTAGGGCAGAGGCAGCCAGAgtgagttggggtgggggaggggaaggaagggaaccAGCAAGAGGGAGCATTATTTGCTGGAAGTGTTTAAGTTTATTGCTCAAATGATGTTTCTAATTAGTACCACGGCAATAAATTAAAGTCGCCTTTGTTTAACTGATTTATTATTTACTAGAGCATCTACCTTGGACAGGGTAAATTGGTAAtgaattgtttttaaatcaaaacatttgtaacattttatCATTCCCTCGGCCTCAGTACGTAAAAGCGGAGAAGCGAGGGGACAAGGGTGGGACGAAGCTTGGTCGTGCTGACAAAGCAGGGAGCAGAGGAGGAGCGGGGTGCCGGGCAAGTGGTGGCGCCAAGACCCGCGTGGCCAGGGCCGCCCCACCCGAGAAGGGCGTGCGGACGGAGGGCGCTGGGCGCCTGCCCGCGGGCGCGGGAGCGCGGAGGAGGGATGACGCCGTCACCCCGGGGCCTTCTGCAAACACTCACTCCCTGGGGCGTCGCGGGCCCGGCCGGTCCACGCGCGAGGCCTCAGCGGCTCCGACCGGGGGCGAGGATCGAGGGTCGGGGCGGGGGAAGGGAAGCTCCTCACCCTCTCACCCCGCCACCAGTCTCCGCCCAGTAACTGCCCTCGGGAGAAGCCGCGCGGGACCCTCTTCTGGCGTTCCCACCACTCCCCGCCGCAAAGTGCCCCTCCTGCCAGTAACAGTTCCCAGAGCGCCGCTGTGGCCTCGTGGCCAATCGCCGGGGTGCCGGCAGAGCCTGGGCGTCCCACACGCGCGGACCCTGAAGGCGCCGGCTCGCGTCCGTCCGCCTGCAGCCCGGGGTCCGACGCCAGCCAGCCGCACGCACGCCGCAGCCCGCGGCCGCCCGCGCCGCTGCGACTCCCGAGAAGTCACTACAGCTCTGCGTCCCGGAGTCCCGCGGACGCGACCGTTCGTCTCAACTCCTGGCCACTGAAGACATACCTGGCAACAAATGCGACTtgatgaaaagaaggaaaaaaggacaaagttCTTTAGGAAGAGACATGTAGCTACGAGAGTGAAGGGGTGACAAGATACCAGTGGTCTGCACCAGATGTGTAAGAACGAACCAAGGAGGTCCAAGCGTCTGACATCAAGTACCTGAGGAAACAAACTTTCCCTATGCAACTGAATTCAGGTTCATCCGGTTCAGCCTTAAGACGGCAAGTCAAGCCTTCCCACGGGGTTCTGCAAAAGCCGCATACCAGGTTTCGCAAAATGAAGTCTTCGCACAACCGGCTCATAGATTTTCTTTGTTACAGCATTATCGGAGTACATAACGTCCAAACTCTAACTAAAAACATTCCCATCTACTTGATTTGTCTTAAAAAGACTCAGAATCCACACACCTGAGGTTCAAACATAAATTCTAAGCAAATCAGAAACACTGTTACAGCTCTTTCAACCAGAAGTACCTAAAGGCTACCATGGTACAGCTCGAAAGTATAATACATATACTAAAAGCACATGCATGAGTTTCACTGAAATGCCAAGGGAGGAGTGAAGCCATCTGTGTAATCAATAACAGGATAGTTATAGATTTTTGCAGCAGTGAAGTCTTTTAAAAGCAAGAgtcaattatgaaaataaaatgagtttacAAGTGAAATTCTGTACTGCctgaaaatatactcaaaataagACTTACAACATTAACatttgaagaaaactttaaatcaGGTTCATATTTACTTCCCTTCACttttattaagtttaaaataattttagtggcttattttaaaagtatatccaACAAAATTTTACCATATATAAATCTGCACCATTTCTCACAACTTAAACATATTTTCTCTCTGATAACAAGTTACTCCTTGTAACAATAAagtaataacattaaatatatctGAATCTTAATTATGAAGGAATTATCAAACAAGGTGCTTGTACCATTTTTGCCCTGCCTCATTTTTCAACAGCATACGGAAATTACTGAAAAGAGATTTATGATTATAAACTCTCACCCCATgtccactccccccaccccccaactggCGCACATATACAGCAATTGCTCTGGCTCTTGGCAAcaatgggaggggaggggaagaaaagggaggaagactTTACCTAaggaaaaaatctagaaaaattcaGGTCCTTTCCCAGATTTCCCTTCGTCCTCCCATTTGCCTTCAAGCGAAAGTAATTTTGTTAGCGTTTGCACCTTCTTCACAAtgttgatagaaaaaaaaaaaaagtgaaccttTCTGAACCACTGCTACTCTCCCTTGAGTCATTCCAGCCATCTCCAAGAAGTCCCTTCTCTATacactctctttttcttccttgcaaTTGATAAGAGAGGAGGATAAAGAAGGGGGGGCTGCAAAATGTGTGTGAGCATTTGACTTCTACTATCTCCTCCTATTTTCTTACTTCTCTCTTTACCCCCTTTCTTTATCAAGTGCAGCGGTGGCTGCTACCGTTTGCCAAGCATGCCTGTCTTCTCTCTCGGATTGGCTAAAGCACTGACAGCTCCGACAGCGATTGTAGGAACTGAAGCTCCACCCCCCTCATGATGGCCCAGGACCATTCATAAACTAAATAACTCCAGGAAACAgcaacgagagagagagagaaagagagagaggtgctggggggtggggtaagagagagagagagaaagagggagagaggaaaagagaaagggagggagagaaaggaagggagggggagatagaggaagagagattaggagggagagggaaagagagagagagacatcggaggggaggagggagaggcgaCTCAGAAAGTGGAATCTGCACAAGCAACCtaaagggggaggagaagaaaaaccCTTGAATCGTTATAACTAAACCCCAGATGCAACGCAAGCAACGACTTCGTCACACTAAAATAGATTTTGTGACCGCCAAAATTATAAATTACGAAGCAGAAATGAGTATCAAACAACTTCCAGCGGTTTGCACCTAGAGAAAGACAAGAAGAACGCACTGCAAACAAACCAACCCAGTCCAAACAACGCCTCCAGTAGGAAAAGAGGAAAACCGCTACAAGAGGACCCCCTGAGAAGAGACCAGACCTACACGCTGAGAGTGCGGGGCATCTGCGAACCTCTGAGTGTGCTGCGGACTGAGTTGCACTTCGCCGCTCTCTGGACATTAATTACACCCTTCACCTTCCATTTGggggagggtgaggagaaaagcaCTCACCCAATCTGAATAAAGAAGTGCTACCACCGTGGGAGAGAAGTTTAAGAATGAAACACTGAATGTTtcgcttttatttttaaatttactttggcATTTAAAAGACCTCATTTCCAGATTTCTGGGCCATCTCCGCTGCAGACGTCTAAGCCTAACCTCTTGGTAACCTGAATTTTTCTCTCTCaccctgtctccccacccccctcccttcaTCTCGCCCGCAGGCACATCTTTATTTCACGTatcaagagaaagcaaaaaagtcGCAGcagatacttttctttttcaaagatcatcttcccccccccccccttattttctggagaagaaaaaagctttcaaaagaggggaaggaaagagctAGACGGCTGAAGCATCAGCCGGGCAGCCCAGGTGGAAACAAGAGTGAAAGTGGGGCTTAGGGGAGCGCAGCGCCTCTTTCGCAAGCCGCAGGGCCACCACCAGCGCGTGAGCCTTGGATCCCTCAACGTACTGCGAGACGCCGGTGTACAGCCCGGACCTGTGCCCCAACATGATCGCCGCTCAGGCCAAGCTGGTTTACCAGCTCAATAAATACTACACTGAGCGCTGCCAAGCGCGCAAGGCGGCCATCGCCAAGACCATCCGAGAGGTCTGTAAGGTGGTCTCGGACGTGCTAAAGGAAGTGGAGGTGCAGGAGCCTCGCTTCATCAGCTCCCTGAGCGAGATCGATGCCCGCTACGAGGGGCTGGAGGTCATCTCGCCCACAGAATTCGAGGTGGTGCTCTACCTAAACCAGATGGGCGTCTTCAACTTCGTGGACGACGGCTCGCTGCCTGGCTGCGCGGTGCTCAAACTGAGCGATGGGCGGAAGCGGAGCATGTCTCTCTGGGTCGAGTTCATCACAGCGTCCGGCTACCTCTCGGCGCGCAAGATCCGCTCACGTTTCCAGACGCTGGTGGCTCAGGCGGTGGACAAGTGCAGCTACCGGGATGTGGTCAAGATGATCGCGGATACCAGCGAGGTCAAGCTGCGCATCAGGGAGCGCTACGTGGTGCAAATCACTCCGGCGTTCAAGTGCACCGGTATCTGGCCTCGCAGTGCTGCACAGTGGCCTATGCCCCACATCCCCTGGCCCGGCCCCAATCGGGTGGCGGAGGTCAAGGCCGAAGGGTTCAACTTGCTCTCTAAGGAGTGCTACTCGCTGACCGGCAAGCAGAGCTCTGCGGAGAGCGACGCCTGGGTGCTGCAGTTCGGAGAGGCTGAGAACCGCCTGCTGATGGGCGGCTGCCGAAACAAGTGTCTCTCGGTGCTGAAGACGCTGCGGGACCGCCACCTGGAGCTGCCTGGCCAGCCGCTCAATAACTACCACATGAAGACGCTGCTGCTGTACGAGTGCGAGAAGCACCCGCGGGAAACGGACTGGGACGAGGCGTGCCTCGGAGATCGGCTCAACGGCATCCTGCTGCAGCTCATCTCCTGCCTGCAGTGCCGCCGCTGCCCTCACTACTTTCTGCCCAACCTCGACCTTTTCCAGGGCAAGCCCCACTCGGCCCTGGAGAGCGCTGCCAAGCAGACCTGGAGGTTGGCCAGGGAAATTCTCACCAATCCCAAAAGCCTGGACAAACTATAGGGTGCTGGGGACTGCTTGAAAAGCGACACAAACGGGAATGCTCtcaaacacacaacacacaactcGGCGACAAACCGCGGAAACTCCAGACACAGACTTTTATGTAAGCCACCTACGAGAAACGGGAACCAGGCAGAAGACTTCCTTAattaacaagcaaacaaaaggaGAGCAAACCAACCAAACACACAAAATCACATTCTTGCACAAAAGTGATCCTTTCCTTCCAAACAATGTGAATTtaaaaggtcacacagcagaagcaATCGGGCTTTGCCACAACAAAATGAAACCCAAGGTACATTTTCAGTCAAAATATAGTAGTTTCTCgaaccttttccttctctccccctcttctttctctgtctctgtctctgtctctctctccatttgtttTGGGTTGCCTGAATGTTGTCACCaagtgaaaaaaagtatttaattatatgtaaaatttctcttttaaacaaAGTTTTGCTGATGTTAAATGTATCTCAGTGCCAATGTCAGATGTGCCCCTCCCTCTCCCGCACCTCTTCCCTCACCCTAAGCAGTCTTGttgaaaacagtaataaaaatattactttacatTGTAAATGACTGTTTGTGGATTGTTCTTAAATGAAGGAAGGTGAGATCacaatttattatttacaatataAAGATGTGAACTTGAGGAATGCAAGAAGCTTCCATTTTAACTCTAGTTCACAAAATTTACAAATGCAGCACATTCTGTAGATTTAACGATTCAAGTTCCCACCAAAatctttagaaaagagaaaatattaattttacacaACTATAATATATGTTTGTTCTGTAGATTTTAAGACTAAAAGTAATATCTTATTTCACACTTGAAAGAACAGATTTCGTATGGAAGAACTGATTTTgatcctaatttttaaaagaaaagttttttcacattaaaaattaagatatctGCTCTCTCATGCCATCATCTAAAAAAAATGCACTCTGAGTCTGaattataaaagaaacatttatggaTCTTTTCTGAATAGTTAACACAATGAGTTATACTCATCCTTCAATCATTTGTCCTCTTCaagttttaaataagaaaacttaACAATTAAATCAGTAACATTAAAAGAGGATAAAATGGATATAGCGATATTCCTTTTCCCCAGCAAATGGTGATATGAACAATCCAGATTTATAAATTACTTCAAGTTTTTAAATGGCTAGTTATAAATGCTGTAACTAtgatcattttttaatcaaagtccCAGAATTATTCAGAAGTAGCTTACAGTCAGtttaaataaaaaaggttttaatactattttatgaccaaagaaaaattaaatgtaagaaaAGTATGTTCCTcctctttctgcttttctaaggTAACAATCCAGTGTATTCATTTCAATGTTTCAACTttaacaaatgtttctttttaatataaggaaatatctgattacaaaaataaaataattagtaaaacTGAAAGCATCCCAAAGGAACTGGTTCCTCTTCTTTATGCTGGAGGTAACTATACTCCATTAGATATGTTAATGAGAGGCACAGGTACCGAATACATGTCAGATGTTatcctttaatatttaaaatttattctttgaattagcccatttttatttaacttactgAGAAAATCCAGGAAtgagagatacaaagaaaaatgtgctaaaaagcaattttaaagatCAGAGGAAGAAGTCTGAGTGGGGGAGGCAGTGTATGGAGGGATGAGCAGCAGGATAGCAGAGGTGGATGAAAAACAAGGAAGCTGCTCAGAGCTCTGGTGCCTAGTTCACTTGATAAAACAGGCTGAAGTTTTAAGATTCCTAGGTAAAAATTCCATAGTAAAAATAGTTCTGAGTTAGAAATATAAACTGTGATCTTATCAGTTCTGAAATCATCTCTACTCTTTCAACCTATACTATATCTTTTTCAGGTCTCTCTTCCTGCAGATGTAGAATAAACGCACTGTAATACTAACTGGTTCAGACAAATATactaatattttgaataatacaaatgaacttattctcTAGGgaaaatgttctgatttttaaGAACAATTTCAAAGCAAGTAGTAGGTGCTTACATTTACAAAGAAATTACTTAAGGGTACAGTGTTCAgtttaaaagatataaatgacattttaaaatgaccaTTTTTTCACTCACAGAAGTATTTAAAGCATTAGACACGTCTCTTCCTCCAACTATCCCAGAGAAAAAGTTTTAAGTCTTgacaaggagaaataaaaattccccaattcaatatctttttttccatccttATTTAATTTAATGCAGGCATCaccaacaaaaaaagacaaacactccAGTATCCTCATTTACAAAATACCTTAAAGCACCAACGTCTATACAAAATCAAAAATTCTTCCAATAATGGGCTGAAAAAATTTTGAGAATATAAATTAGCAAAAGTTTTGATTTCTGTAACATTAGGCAGGTTGCAGCGGTACAGACCATTTCTGTGTCTAGGCTCAAAGGTCCTGTATTGCACaagcagcagggaaaaaaattaatttaatgatgCTGCACAGAATAAGATCAGACAGAAATAGAAGTTGTAACTTTCCCCAAAAGGAGTCAATAACTTCACAAAGATTGGCAGGGGTTTTAATAACGAGGACAGTTCATtagatatgtttaaaataaatcacattttagaTTTTAAGCCATGTATGTCTAAAA contains the following coding sequences:
- the MAB21L2 gene encoding protein mab-21-like 2, which encodes MIAAQAKLVYQLNKYYTERCQARKAAIAKTIREVCKVVSDVLKEVEVQEPRFISSLSEIDARYEGLEVISPTEFEVVLYLNQMGVFNFVDDGSLPGCAVLKLSDGRKRSMSLWVEFITASGYLSARKIRSRFQTLVAQAVDKCSYRDVVKMIADTSEVKLRIRERYVVQITPAFKCTGIWPRSAAQWPMPHIPWPGPNRVAEVKAEGFNLLSKECYSLTGKQSSAESDAWVLQFGEAENRLLMGGCRNKCLSVLKTLRDRHLELPGQPLNNYHMKTLLLYECEKHPRETDWDEACLGDRLNGILLQLISCLQCRRCPHYFLPNLDLFQGKPHSALESAAKQTWRLAREILTNPKSLDKL